One part of the Odontesthes bonariensis isolate fOdoBon6 chromosome 15, fOdoBon6.hap1, whole genome shotgun sequence genome encodes these proteins:
- the LOC142401011 gene encoding high choriolytic enzyme 1-like isoform X2: MTPSAGLLLLLLLGLSKAQPLKEEIEEAQDDVDITTRILTTNNGTDGFLWEGDLVAPTTRNAMKCWSNSCLWTKASNGKVMIPYVVSPQFPSHEKQKIENAMKGFEGRTCIKFIPRTRENDFITIENKQGCYSALGRQGGTQELSLNRGGCMYGGIIQHELIHALGFQHEQTRSDRDNYVRINWGNIIQESAYNFQKHDTNNLNTPYDYSSIMHYGKTAFSIGNGKETITPIPNPNVPIGQRESMSNWDIKRINLLYSC, from the exons ATGACTCCCTCTGccggcctgctgctgctgctcctgctcggCCTCTCCAAGGCTCAACCTCTCAAGGAAGAAATTG AAGAAGCCCAAGACGATGTCGACATCACCACCAGGATTCTGACAACCAATAACGGCACTGACGGGTTCCTGTGGGAAGGAGACCTGGTGGCTCCAACCACACGAAATGCCATGAAATGCTGGTCCAACAGCTGCCTGTGGACAAAAGCCTCCAACGGCAAGGTGATGATCCCCTATGTGGTGAGCCCTCAGTTCCCCAGCCACGAGAAGCAGAAGATCGAGAATGCCATGAAGGGCTTTGAAGGCCGTACCTGCATCAAATTCATCCCTCGTACGAGAGAGAACGACTTCATCACCATTGAGAACAAACAAGGATGTTACTCTGCTTTGGGCAGACAGGGAGGCACACAGGAGCTCTCTCTGAACAGGGGAGGCTGCATGTATGGCGGAATCATCCAGCACGAGCTCATCCACGCTCTGGGCTTCCAGCACGAGCAGACCAGGAGCGACCGCGACAACTACGTCAGGATCAACTGGGGGAACATCATCCAGGAAAGTGCCTACAACTTCCAAAAGCATGACACCAACAATCTGAACACCCCCTACGACTACTCCTCTATCATGCATTATGGAAAAACGGCCTTCTCCATTGGGAACGGAAAGGAGACCATCACCCCCATCCCCAACCCCAACGTCCCCATCGGCCAAAGGGAAAGTATGTCCAACTGGGACATCAAAAGGATCAACCTGCTCTACAGTTGCTAA
- the LOC142401011 gene encoding high choriolytic enzyme 2-like isoform X1 yields MTPSAGLLLLLLLGLSKAQPLKEEIGQEEITQEEAQDEDQEEAQDDVDITTRILTTNNGTDGFLWEGDLVAPTTRNAMKCWSNSCLWTKASNGKVMIPYVVSPQFPSHEKQKIENAMKGFEGRTCIKFIPRTRENDFITIENKQGCYSALGRQGGTQELSLNRGGCMYGGIIQHELIHALGFQHEQTRSDRDNYVRINWGNIIQESAYNFQKHDTNNLNTPYDYSSIMHYGKTAFSIGNGKETITPIPNPNVPIGQRESMSNWDIKRINLLYSC; encoded by the coding sequence ATGACTCCCTCTGccggcctgctgctgctgctcctgctcggCCTCTCCAAGGCTCAACCTCTCAAGGAAGAAATTGGCCAGGAAGAAATAACCCAAGAAGAAGCCCAAGACGAAGACCAAGAAGAAGCCCAAGACGATGTCGACATCACCACCAGGATTCTGACAACCAATAACGGCACTGACGGGTTCCTGTGGGAAGGAGACCTGGTGGCTCCAACCACACGAAATGCCATGAAATGCTGGTCCAACAGCTGCCTGTGGACAAAAGCCTCCAACGGCAAGGTGATGATCCCCTATGTGGTGAGCCCTCAGTTCCCCAGCCACGAGAAGCAGAAGATCGAGAATGCCATGAAGGGCTTTGAAGGCCGTACCTGCATCAAATTCATCCCTCGTACGAGAGAGAACGACTTCATCACCATTGAGAACAAACAAGGATGTTACTCTGCTTTGGGCAGACAGGGAGGCACACAGGAGCTCTCTCTGAACAGGGGAGGCTGCATGTATGGCGGAATCATCCAGCACGAGCTCATCCACGCTCTGGGCTTCCAGCACGAGCAGACCAGGAGCGACCGCGACAACTACGTCAGGATCAACTGGGGGAACATCATCCAGGAAAGTGCCTACAACTTCCAAAAGCATGACACCAACAATCTGAACACCCCCTACGACTACTCCTCTATCATGCATTATGGAAAAACGGCCTTCTCCATTGGGAACGGAAAGGAGACCATCACCCCCATCCCCAACCCCAACGTCCCCATCGGCCAAAGGGAAAGTATGTCCAACTGGGACATCAAAAGGATCAACCTGCTCTACAGTTGCTAA